The proteins below come from a single Leptolyngbya iicbica LK genomic window:
- a CDS encoding SDR family oxidoreductase, whose protein sequence is MRSLLITGASGFLGGHLCHQTKVGWQLWGTYHTQAIAPVNINPLPLDLTDEQSVQSVWEQARPDAVIHTAALAATGQCQQNPTLSYQVNVAGTAKLVRRCAAAQIPFIFTSTDLVFDGTCPPYAEGDRPNPVNIYGAHKAIAEATVLATYPAATICRLPLLMGPPTATAQCFVQSTLAAIAANIPQTLFTDEIRTPASVFDIIQALHLILDQAVSGIWHLGGPQPINRYELGCLIAKTFELPTTTLQPALQASVSLSTPRPPDVALDSHKAFALGYTPKPPQAALKAIAQASSSKEN, encoded by the coding sequence ATGCGATCGCTACTGATTACTGGAGCCAGTGGATTTTTAGGCGGTCACCTTTGTCATCAAACCAAGGTGGGCTGGCAGCTTTGGGGCACATATCACACGCAAGCGATCGCCCCGGTCAACATCAACCCGCTGCCACTTGACCTTACTGATGAGCAGTCTGTGCAATCGGTTTGGGAGCAAGCGCGGCCCGATGCGGTGATTCATACTGCCGCGCTTGCTGCAACCGGGCAGTGCCAACAAAATCCCACTCTCAGTTATCAGGTGAATGTTGCGGGCACAGCTAAACTGGTGCGACGCTGTGCGGCTGCTCAAATTCCGTTTATTTTTACATCGACAGATCTAGTCTTCGACGGTACTTGCCCGCCCTATGCCGAGGGCGATCGCCCTAACCCGGTGAATATTTATGGCGCTCACAAAGCGATTGCCGAAGCAACCGTGCTCGCGACCTATCCCGCTGCGACGATTTGTCGCTTGCCGCTATTGATGGGGCCACCCACCGCAACCGCCCAATGTTTTGTTCAGAGCACACTAGCGGCGATCGCGGCGAATATTCCCCAAACTTTATTTACCGATGAGATTCGTACGCCCGCCTCGGTATTCGATATTATTCAAGCCTTGCATCTCATCCTTGACCAAGCCGTATCTGGGATCTGGCACTTAGGTGGGCCACAGCCGATCAATCGCTATGAGCTGGGATGCTTGATAGCCAAGACTTTTGAACTGCCGACGACTACGCTTCAGCCAGCTTTACAGGCTTCAGTTTCTCTCTCTACGCCCAGACCTCCAGATGTTGCTCTTGATAGCCATAAAGCTTTTGCCTTGGGTTATACCCCAAAGCCACCCCAAGCAGCTTTGAAGGCGATCGCTCAAGCTTCAAGTTCCAAAGAAAACTGA
- the rpsD gene encoding 30S ribosomal protein S4, whose product MSRYRGPRLRVVRRLGELPGLSRKSPRKAYPPGQHGQARKKKTEYAIRLEEKQKLRFNYGVSEKQLVRYVKKARRAGGSTGLVILQLLEMRLDNTIFRLGFAPTIPAARQLVNHGHITVNGRVLDIASYQCRPGDVIAVRDRDASKKMVTANLEFPGLANVPTHLELDKDKLAAKVNGIIDREWVALNVNELLVVEYYSRKA is encoded by the coding sequence ATGTCTCGTTATAGAGGACCGCGACTCAGAGTCGTTCGCCGTCTGGGTGAACTGCCCGGTCTATCTCGTAAATCCCCTCGTAAGGCTTATCCCCCCGGACAACATGGTCAAGCTCGCAAGAAAAAGACCGAGTACGCCATTCGTCTGGAAGAGAAGCAAAAGCTTCGCTTTAACTACGGTGTTAGTGAAAAGCAACTAGTCCGCTATGTGAAAAAGGCGCGGCGAGCTGGCGGCTCCACTGGTTTGGTAATTTTGCAGCTGCTGGAAATGCGCCTCGACAACACGATTTTCCGACTTGGGTTTGCTCCCACGATTCCGGCAGCGCGGCAACTGGTTAACCACGGTCACATTACCGTCAACGGTCGAGTGTTAGATATTGCTAGCTACCAGTGCCGTCCTGGCGATGTGATTGCCGTTCGCGATCGCGATGCCTCTAAGAAAATGGTTACCGCCAATTTGGAATTCCCCGGTTTGGCCAACGTTCCCACTCACCTGGAACTCGACAAGGATAAGCTAGCCGCAAAGGTCAACGGCATTATTGATCGAGAATGGGTGGCTCTCAACGTCAACGAGCTGTTGGTGGTTGAGTACTACTCCCGTAAAGCTTAA
- a CDS encoding MGH1-like glycoside hydrolase domain-containing protein codes for MNAEQQRLQAAKLQQQPWKKWGPYLSERQWGTVREDYSDNGDAWNYFPHDHARSRAYRWGEDGLAGLSDDHQLLCFAITLWNGHDPILKERLFGLTNSEGNHGEDVKEYYFYLDSSPTHAYMKYLYKYPQQAYPYEDLVKTNGSLGRDVPEYELLDTGIFDENRYFDVFVEYAKGGPEDVLIKLSVANRGPEAAPLHLLPTLWFRNTWSWEVGGSKPVLQKVDGLDHSAVRASLTDEALKPFLSDYVLHCQGGVPLLFTENETNQERLFGAPNASPFVKDSIHNYVVQRQSSVVNPANTGTKVAAHYTLTIAPGATEVIWLRLSAADLHINQPFDDFEAIFAARQQETDEFYANVMPPALLADRDRANIFRQALAGMMWTKQYFYYDVDQWLEEHQITPWMSAAQRHGVRNSDWYHMLNDDIISMPDKWEYPWYAAWDLAFHMLPISIIDPDFAKEQLTLMLREDYLHPNGQIPAYEWNFSDVNPPVHAWATWETYAREKEINNGEGDIEFLKYAFSKLLINFTWWVNRKDASGNNVFEGGFLGLDNIGVFDRSSPLPTGGYLEQADGTAWMAFFSQRMLQIAIELALHDPLYEDMAIKFFEHTLWIAGAMDRVGDNMDELWDEADGFFYDVLRFPDGSATRIKVRSMVGMLVLMAIAVFPPEVFEKLPNFVERANLFLKRHPELTHAIHLPTEPGLQGRRMLSVVNADKLRRILAYLLDENEFLSEYGIRALSKYHEEHPYVFHHGRQEFRVDYLPGDSNTGMFGGNSNWRGPIWMPVNLLLLRSLVHLYSYYGDDFKVECPTGSGNYVTLFEAAAEIANRLVSIFARNEAGNRPVYGGADKFQTDPYWNELILFYEYFHGDNGAGIGASHQTGWTGCIATILQAASYLTPDIVRTTGPGRFVPQ; via the coding sequence ATGAACGCAGAGCAACAGCGCTTACAGGCTGCCAAATTGCAGCAACAGCCCTGGAAAAAGTGGGGGCCGTATTTGAGTGAGCGGCAATGGGGCACGGTGCGCGAAGACTACAGTGACAATGGCGATGCCTGGAACTACTTTCCCCATGACCATGCGCGATCGCGGGCCTATCGCTGGGGCGAAGACGGTTTGGCCGGGCTCAGTGATGATCATCAATTACTGTGCTTTGCGATCACCCTGTGGAATGGTCACGACCCCATTCTCAAAGAGCGACTATTTGGCCTGACCAACAGCGAAGGCAACCATGGCGAAGATGTCAAAGAATACTACTTCTATTTAGACAGCTCGCCCACCCACGCCTACATGAAATACCTCTACAAGTATCCGCAGCAGGCATATCCCTACGAGGACTTAGTGAAGACCAACGGCTCCCTCGGGCGGGATGTGCCGGAATATGAACTGCTGGACACGGGCATCTTTGACGAGAACCGTTACTTTGATGTGTTTGTGGAATACGCCAAGGGCGGCCCCGAGGATGTGTTGATTAAACTTTCGGTGGCGAATCGTGGCCCCGAAGCTGCGCCCCTTCACCTGCTGCCGACATTGTGGTTTCGCAATACCTGGTCTTGGGAGGTGGGCGGTTCCAAGCCTGTGTTGCAAAAAGTGGACGGGCTTGACCATAGTGCCGTGAGAGCCAGCCTCACTGATGAAGCGCTGAAGCCGTTCTTGAGCGATTATGTGCTGCATTGCCAGGGGGGTGTGCCGCTCCTATTCACCGAAAATGAAACGAATCAGGAACGGTTGTTTGGCGCGCCGAACGCCAGCCCGTTTGTCAAGGACAGCATTCACAACTATGTGGTGCAGAGGCAGAGTAGCGTGGTGAATCCGGCCAATACGGGGACGAAAGTGGCGGCCCATTACACGTTGACGATCGCCCCTGGTGCCACGGAAGTCATCTGGTTGCGCCTGTCTGCGGCGGACCTGCACATCAACCAACCGTTTGACGATTTTGAGGCCATTTTTGCGGCCCGCCAGCAAGAAACCGATGAGTTTTATGCCAATGTCATGCCGCCGGCGTTGCTCGCCGATCGCGATCGCGCCAACATTTTCCGTCAGGCGCTCGCGGGCATGATGTGGACTAAGCAGTATTTTTACTACGACGTGGATCAGTGGCTAGAGGAGCATCAGATCACGCCTTGGATGAGTGCCGCCCAGCGGCATGGCGTGCGGAATAGCGATTGGTACCACATGCTGAACGATGACATTATCTCCATGCCCGACAAGTGGGAATATCCCTGGTATGCCGCCTGGGATCTGGCCTTTCACATGTTGCCCATCAGCATCATTGACCCCGATTTTGCCAAAGAACAGCTCACCCTGATGCTGCGGGAAGATTACCTGCACCCCAATGGCCAAATTCCCGCTTATGAATGGAATTTCAGCGACGTGAATCCGCCCGTGCACGCCTGGGCCACTTGGGAAACCTACGCTCGGGAAAAGGAGATCAACAATGGCGAAGGCGACATTGAATTTCTCAAATACGCTTTTTCCAAACTGCTAATCAACTTCACCTGGTGGGTCAATCGCAAAGACGCCAGCGGCAATAACGTCTTCGAAGGCGGCTTTTTGGGTCTAGACAACATCGGCGTGTTCGATCGCAGTTCGCCCCTGCCCACCGGGGGGTATCTGGAACAAGCCGATGGCACGGCGTGGATGGCCTTTTTTAGTCAGCGGATGTTGCAGATTGCGATCGAGTTGGCGCTGCATGATCCCCTGTATGAAGACATGGCGATCAAGTTTTTTGAACATACATTGTGGATCGCGGGCGCGATGGATCGCGTGGGCGACAATATGGACGAACTGTGGGACGAGGCCGATGGTTTCTTCTACGATGTCCTCCGCTTTCCCGATGGCAGTGCCACCCGCATCAAAGTGCGATCGATGGTGGGCATGCTGGTGCTGATGGCGATCGCCGTCTTTCCACCCGAAGTCTTTGAAAAACTACCGAATTTTGTGGAGCGCGCCAATCTCTTCCTCAAGCGCCACCCCGAACTCACCCACGCCATCCATCTACCCACGGAGCCTGGTTTGCAGGGGCGCCGCATGCTGTCTGTCGTAAATGCCGACAAGCTGCGCCGCATTCTCGCCTATTTATTGGATGAGAACGAGTTTTTGAGCGAATACGGGATTCGCGCCTTATCGAAATATCACGAAGAGCATCCCTACGTGTTTCACCACGGTCGGCAAGAGTTTCGCGTGGATTATTTGCCGGGCGACTCCAACACGGGCATGTTTGGGGGCAACTCCAACTGGCGCGGTCCCATCTGGATGCCGGTCAATTTGTTGCTGTTGCGATCGCTGGTTCACCTTTATAGCTACTACGGCGATGACTTCAAGGTGGAATGCCCCACTGGGTCAGGCAACTATGTCACCCTTTTTGAAGCCGCCGCCGAAATCGCCAACCGCCTGGTGAGCATTTTTGCCCGTAATGAAGCGGGCAATCGTCCGGTCTATGGCGGTGCCGACAAGTTTCAAACCGATCCTTACTGGAATGAGTTGATTCTGTTTTACGAATACTTTCATGGAGACAACGGCGCGGGCATCGGTGCCAGTCACCAAACCGGCTGGACGGGTTGCATCGCCACGATTCTCCAAGCCGCTAGCTATCTGACCCCCGACATTGTGCGCACCACCGGCCCCGGTCGTTTTGTGCCCCAGTAG
- a CDS encoding PspA/IM30 family protein: MGLFDRVSRVVRSNLNAAVSGAEDPEKILDQAIIDMQEDLVQMRQAVAKAIASQKRVQQQYERAQSEANTWHQRAQLALQKGDENLAREALTRKKTQSETANTLKTQLDGQATQVEQLKKNLIGLESKISEAKTKKDMLKARVSAAKANEQLQSTMTSMNTSSAMGAFERMEEKVLMMEAKSQAAQELAGSDLESQFAALEAGGDVDDELAAMKAQLSGSAPDHNQLPAADEPVAAPKDAAVDAELEELKTQLDNL, translated from the coding sequence ATGGGGTTGTTTGATCGAGTCAGCCGCGTCGTTCGCTCTAATCTAAACGCCGCCGTTAGTGGTGCAGAGGATCCGGAAAAGATCTTGGATCAGGCCATCATTGACATGCAGGAAGACCTGGTGCAAATGCGGCAGGCCGTTGCGAAGGCGATCGCTTCCCAAAAGCGGGTACAGCAGCAGTACGAGCGGGCTCAATCAGAAGCTAACACCTGGCATCAGCGGGCTCAGCTGGCGTTGCAGAAAGGTGATGAGAATTTAGCGCGCGAAGCTTTAACTCGGAAGAAAACGCAGAGTGAAACCGCCAACACCTTAAAAACGCAGCTTGACGGCCAAGCCACCCAAGTCGAGCAGCTCAAGAAAAATTTGATTGGCTTGGAAAGCAAGATTTCGGAAGCCAAGACGAAGAAAGATATGCTCAAGGCGCGAGTCAGCGCTGCTAAAGCCAACGAACAGTTGCAGAGCACCATGACTTCCATGAATACCAGCAGCGCCATGGGGGCGTTTGAGCGCATGGAAGAAAAAGTGCTGATGATGGAAGCCAAGTCGCAAGCGGCGCAAGAGCTGGCGGGTTCCGATCTGGAAAGTCAATTTGCGGCGTTAGAAGCGGGCGGTGATGTGGATGACGAATTGGCGGCGATGAAAGCGCAACTATCAGGCAGTGCCCCCGATCATAACCAGCTCCCCGCTGCTGATGAACCGGTGGCTGCGCCTAAGGATGCCGCCGTTGACGCGGAGCTTGAAGAACTCAAGACTCAGCTCGACAATCTTTAA
- a CDS encoding pentapeptide repeat-containing protein gives MNSGAQPNGDPTPDNREDSDIAAASQSSSTSDHSNPHEQHALETASMDHDLAAAEPDTRQLSQNGRSPRSDDLPPAMRSELATAPMAVSTAKSPPATLVILVGVLLVILGLAFSLSWLTLIGALLTLVLAWGLIWPSLSYFVAELSPQQRSLIVAIPAAVIGAIGLTEALGINQAIRTWALTLRWDILGSFGDFLGAIGQIFVALLALFVAWRQYIISRDLTLQQNRITQQQTIDAYFQGISELVLDDEGLLEDWPQERIIAEARTAAILSSIDAPGKAKIIRFLSRSRLLTPLKRDEHLGRPILDGHGGYAEDRNRGVRVINLGAILANANLSGSDLRWTDLSDVNLIRADLSRCDLVRANFSRTILYQASLAEADLMGVTFFYGTAKSASPRSRLEPPNFSTGEHTGAVIEDVDFSGAKRMSDEQRQYCCRWGGDTTRATIPGGCEGIPNCLGR, from the coding sequence ATGAATTCTGGTGCCCAGCCCAACGGCGACCCAACTCCTGATAATCGCGAAGACTCGGATATTGCTGCGGCATCTCAGTCATCATCGACCTCTGATCACTCTAATCCTCATGAGCAGCACGCTTTAGAAACTGCAAGCATGGACCATGACCTGGCAGCAGCCGAGCCCGACACCCGTCAGCTATCTCAGAATGGGCGATCGCCTCGTTCAGACGACCTGCCTCCAGCTATGCGGTCAGAGCTAGCCACAGCCCCAATGGCCGTGTCTACAGCCAAGAGTCCCCCTGCTACGTTAGTCATTTTGGTGGGTGTCTTACTGGTTATCTTGGGCTTGGCCTTTAGCCTAAGTTGGCTCACCCTCATTGGTGCCCTCCTAACGCTGGTATTAGCCTGGGGATTGATTTGGCCCTCGCTATCTTATTTTGTGGCCGAACTTTCACCCCAGCAGCGATCGCTCATCGTCGCCATTCCGGCCGCAGTGATTGGTGCCATTGGGCTCACTGAGGCCCTCGGCATTAATCAAGCAATTCGCACCTGGGCACTCACCCTGCGGTGGGATATTTTGGGCTCGTTTGGGGACTTTTTGGGCGCGATCGGGCAAATTTTTGTCGCTCTATTGGCCTTATTTGTGGCCTGGCGACAGTACATCATCTCCCGCGATTTGACACTGCAACAAAATCGCATTACTCAACAGCAAACTATTGATGCTTACTTTCAAGGCATTTCTGAGTTAGTGCTGGATGACGAAGGACTACTCGAAGATTGGCCCCAAGAAAGAATTATCGCCGAGGCGCGGACGGCAGCTATTTTAAGCAGCATTGACGCTCCTGGCAAAGCCAAGATTATTCGCTTTTTATCGCGATCGCGCCTCCTCACACCCCTCAAGCGAGACGAGCATCTGGGGCGGCCCATCCTCGATGGACATGGCGGATACGCCGAAGATCGAAATCGCGGCGTGCGGGTCATCAATCTGGGGGCCATTTTGGCGAATGCAAACCTCTCCGGCAGCGACCTGCGGTGGACTGACTTGAGCGATGTCAACCTCATTCGCGCTGACTTAAGTCGTTGTGATCTAGTCCGAGCCAATTTTTCGCGCACTATCCTCTACCAAGCCAGTCTTGCCGAAGCCGATCTGATGGGCGTGACCTTTTTCTATGGCACAGCTAAATCTGCCTCACCCCGTAGTCGCTTAGAACCGCCTAACTTTTCTACAGGCGAGCATACCGGAGCCGTGATTGAAGACGTAGACTTTTCAGGAGCTAAGCGCATGTCTGATGAACAACGTCAGTACTGCTGTCGCTGGGGCGGCGACACTACCCGCGCGACCATTCCGGGCGGCTGCGAAGGAATTCCTAATTGCTTAGGTCGATAA
- the rpsN gene encoding 30S ribosomal protein S14, with protein sequence MAKKSMVARERKREKLVAKYAEKRAALMEEFEQAEGPGAKFAVHRKIQQLPRASSRTRLRNRCWKTGRPRGYYRDFGLCRNQLREMAHQGLLPGVVKSSW encoded by the coding sequence ATGGCTAAAAAAAGCATGGTCGCGCGCGAGCGCAAACGTGAAAAGCTAGTGGCAAAATACGCTGAAAAGCGTGCTGCACTAATGGAAGAGTTCGAACAAGCTGAAGGCCCTGGGGCTAAATTTGCGGTTCATCGCAAAATTCAGCAGCTGCCTCGGGCCAGCTCTCGAACTCGTCTTCGTAATCGCTGTTGGAAAACCGGTCGGCCTCGTGGCTATTACCGCGACTTTGGCCTTTGCCGTAACCAGCTGCGAGAAATGGCTCACCAAGGTCTTTTACCTGGTGTGGTGAAGTCCAGCTGGTAA
- a CDS encoding ribose-phosphate pyrophosphokinase yields the protein MIRSATLPLQTTLPSLNDNSRLKLFSGSANVNLSREVARYLGIDLGPMVRKRFADGELYVQIQESIRGCDVYLVQPTCYPVNDHLMELLIMVDACRRASARQITAVIPYYGYARADRKTAGRESITAKLVANLITKAGASRVLAMDLHSAQIQGYFDIPCDHVYGSPTIIDYIASKQIDDLVIVSPDVGGVARARAFAKKLNDAPLAIIDKRRQAHNVAEVMNLIGDVKGKTAVLVDDMIDTAGTICEGGRLLRREGAEQVYACATHAVFSPPASERLASGIFEEVIVTNTIPLPDERKFEQLTTLSVASLLGEAIWRIHEESSVSSMFR from the coding sequence GTGATCCGTTCTGCCACGCTGCCGCTTCAGACGACGCTGCCATCCCTAAACGATAACAGCCGCCTTAAGCTGTTTTCAGGTTCGGCCAATGTCAACCTGTCCAGAGAGGTTGCTCGTTATCTAGGAATTGATTTGGGGCCAATGGTTCGCAAGCGCTTTGCTGACGGCGAACTGTACGTGCAAATTCAAGAGTCAATTCGGGGATGTGACGTTTATCTGGTACAGCCGACTTGTTACCCGGTAAATGACCACTTAATGGAACTGCTCATTATGGTTGATGCCTGCCGGCGGGCGTCAGCGCGGCAAATCACCGCAGTCATTCCATATTATGGATACGCCCGGGCCGATCGCAAAACCGCTGGACGAGAGTCTATTACGGCCAAGTTAGTTGCCAACTTGATTACCAAGGCCGGGGCTAGTCGGGTACTGGCGATGGATCTGCACTCCGCTCAGATTCAAGGCTACTTTGATATTCCTTGCGATCACGTTTATGGCTCCCCTACCATCATTGATTACATTGCGAGTAAGCAAATCGATGACCTGGTTATTGTCTCCCCTGATGTGGGTGGCGTAGCCCGTGCTAGAGCCTTTGCAAAAAAGCTCAATGATGCGCCGTTGGCCATTATCGACAAGCGACGTCAAGCCCACAATGTCGCCGAAGTGATGAATTTGATCGGCGATGTGAAAGGGAAAACAGCTGTGCTTGTGGATGACATGATTGATACCGCTGGCACCATCTGTGAGGGTGGTCGTCTGCTGCGGCGGGAAGGTGCGGAGCAAGTCTACGCCTGCGCAACCCATGCGGTCTTTTCACCGCCTGCATCTGAGCGGCTAGCCAGCGGCATTTTTGAAGAGGTGATTGTGACCAATACCATTCCCCTGCCCGATGAGCGCAAGTTTGAACAACTGACGACCCTCTCTGTTGCCAGTCTCTTGGGGGAAGCGATTTGGCGGATTCATGAAGAGAGCTCGGTTAGCAGTATGTTCCGTTAA
- a CDS encoding LL-diaminopimelate aminotransferase, with protein MQFADRLAPLQTNVFADMDRAKAQARQTGQTIIDLSLGSSDLPTAPAVLDTIAEALYDTSTHGYSLFQSTLPFRQTAAEWYTRKFGVPVDPETEVLLLIGSQEGTAHLPLALLNPGDFALLTDPGYPSHAGGVHLASGQFYTMPLLAENGFLPRFDEIPPAVLAQSRMMVLSYPHNPTTGYASLDFWQEAVAFCRAHNLALVHDFPYGDVTYTGEPAPSVLQADRDKSVSIEFYSMSKSYNMGGFRVGYAIGNAQLIKALRQVKAVIDFNQYPGIVRGAIAALSGSQDGVQQTVNTFRQRRDAFVDAMTKVGWPIPKPNATQYLWVKLPEPWAQDSINFCVQLVEATGVALAPGRGFGKHGEGYVRIALVQPPSVLESAVQKIHHFINR; from the coding sequence ATGCAATTTGCCGATCGCCTCGCTCCCCTTCAAACCAACGTTTTCGCCGATATGGATCGCGCCAAAGCCCAGGCACGCCAGACCGGACAAACGATCATTGACCTATCCCTCGGCTCGTCTGATCTGCCCACGGCCCCCGCTGTGCTCGATACCATCGCCGAAGCCCTCTACGACACCAGCACTCACGGCTATTCCCTCTTTCAGAGCACCCTGCCCTTCCGGCAAACGGCTGCTGAATGGTACACCCGCAAGTTTGGTGTGCCCGTCGATCCAGAAACCGAAGTTCTATTACTGATTGGCTCCCAAGAAGGTACCGCCCACCTGCCTCTCGCGTTGTTAAATCCCGGCGATTTTGCCCTGCTGACTGATCCCGGCTATCCCTCCCATGCGGGCGGCGTGCATCTCGCGAGTGGTCAGTTTTACACCATGCCCCTGCTAGCGGAAAACGGCTTCCTCCCCCGGTTTGACGAGATTCCTCCCGCCGTGCTCGCCCAGTCCCGCATGATGGTGCTCAGCTATCCCCACAACCCCACCACTGGCTATGCTTCTCTAGATTTCTGGCAAGAGGCTGTAGCGTTTTGCCGGGCCCACAATCTTGCCCTGGTTCACGATTTTCCCTATGGCGATGTCACCTATACCGGCGAACCCGCCCCGTCCGTCTTGCAAGCCGATCGCGACAAAAGCGTTTCCATTGAGTTTTACTCCATGTCCAAGTCATACAACATGGGCGGGTTCCGAGTCGGCTATGCGATCGGCAACGCGCAGTTGATCAAAGCCTTGCGACAGGTCAAAGCCGTAATTGATTTCAACCAGTATCCCGGCATCGTGCGAGGGGCGATCGCGGCCCTTTCCGGCTCCCAAGACGGTGTGCAGCAAACCGTCAACACCTTTCGCCAGCGGCGCGACGCCTTTGTAGACGCGATGACGAAAGTTGGCTGGCCCATCCCCAAACCCAACGCCACCCAATACCTCTGGGTCAAACTCCCCGAACCGTGGGCACAAGACTCCATCAACTTTTGTGTCCAACTCGTCGAGGCCACAGGCGTCGCCCTGGCCCCCGGACGCGGCTTTGGCAAACACGGCGAAGGCTACGTCCGCATCGCCCTCGTCCAGCCCCCAAGCGTACTGGAAAGCGCCGTCCAAAAAATTCACCACTTCATCAACCGCTAG
- the hpsL gene encoding hormogonium polysaccharide biosynthesis protein HpsL, producing MPKTKVKPKSKAKKKQQAQAAAAAEPQLSKKELRRIARAKAQDRQRVISAIIPILLVSVVLGAIISFIAEPKLGVAGGAAIACLALSYRFPRYAIYGFIFYLPISGTVTYALGGSAILTLAKDAIFFPALLTVILFCQKYKQPLVQPPALRLPLIVFMSYSIAILLFVNGSQQLSSNGEQPILLGVLGLKALVGYLLLITCIHYLIRSKENLYFLLRTQAVLIIICCALGFVQYMMLKTGMCPPTQGEGDDLFKASLEARCFVGGALLYSPQFGVIRLPGTFVAPWQWAWFLISSTFFAFGTAFNDRSIIWRGIGILAMVMVGVMAVVSGQRIALALVPASVVLLLLMTGQLLQPKRFLPIAVGLAGILVFLAIQYPEVLSGSIDSFVSRWNAAPPTKFITHQLEWAMDQQQGLLGRGLGRATNAARIFGKTVLVETYHSKVLYEMAPLGLILLLSLFTILVITTFKAYRSIKDPNLRGYGAAMFTFVLFISYFPYYYPLDVDPVNVYYWLAAGIALKLPDLDRQERANNTGTGKKLTKKELKQLQKSQKSIEFRWP from the coding sequence ATGCCCAAGACTAAAGTTAAGCCCAAAAGCAAAGCTAAGAAAAAGCAGCAGGCTCAGGCAGCAGCGGCAGCTGAGCCTCAACTTTCAAAAAAAGAACTGCGCAGAATTGCCCGTGCTAAGGCCCAAGATCGGCAGCGGGTGATTTCTGCAATCATTCCCATACTTTTAGTCAGTGTCGTGTTGGGAGCCATCATTAGCTTTATAGCTGAACCCAAGCTCGGCGTTGCTGGTGGGGCCGCGATCGCTTGTCTAGCACTGTCCTATCGCTTTCCTCGATATGCCATTTATGGCTTTATCTTTTATTTACCCATTAGTGGCACGGTCACTTATGCCTTAGGCGGCAGTGCCATACTCACACTCGCCAAAGACGCTATTTTCTTCCCAGCTCTTTTGACAGTAATTCTGTTTTGCCAAAAATACAAACAACCGCTTGTACAACCGCCTGCATTAAGACTGCCACTTATCGTATTTATGAGTTACTCGATAGCAATTCTCCTATTTGTAAATGGCTCTCAGCAGCTTTCATCGAATGGTGAGCAGCCTATTTTACTAGGTGTTTTAGGATTAAAAGCTTTAGTTGGCTACCTCTTGCTTATTACTTGCATCCACTATCTTATTCGCAGCAAAGAAAATCTCTATTTTTTATTACGTACTCAAGCTGTTTTGATCATCATTTGCTGTGCTCTCGGCTTTGTTCAATACATGATGTTGAAAACAGGAATGTGTCCTCCTACGCAAGGTGAGGGCGATGATCTATTCAAGGCATCTCTAGAGGCTCGATGCTTTGTAGGCGGAGCCCTTTTATATTCACCCCAATTTGGAGTTATTCGTTTGCCTGGAACCTTCGTGGCGCCCTGGCAGTGGGCCTGGTTTTTAATTTCCAGCACTTTCTTTGCTTTTGGCACTGCCTTTAACGATCGCTCAATTATCTGGCGTGGCATTGGCATTCTCGCTATGGTCATGGTCGGGGTCATGGCCGTAGTTTCGGGGCAGCGCATTGCTCTAGCGCTAGTCCCTGCCTCCGTGGTGCTGCTGCTCCTCATGACTGGGCAGCTACTGCAGCCCAAGCGATTTTTGCCAATTGCTGTGGGGCTGGCTGGCATTCTAGTTTTCTTAGCGATTCAATATCCTGAGGTGCTCTCAGGCAGTATTGACAGTTTTGTCAGCCGGTGGAATGCTGCCCCTCCTACAAAATTCATTACCCACCAGCTAGAGTGGGCGATGGATCAACAACAAGGGTTACTGGGCAGGGGATTAGGGCGAGCTACGAACGCTGCCCGAATTTTTGGCAAGACCGTTCTTGTGGAAACGTATCACTCTAAGGTGCTGTATGAAATGGCTCCGTTGGGGTTGATTTTACTCTTATCGCTGTTCACAATTTTAGTCATCACCACCTTCAAAGCTTATCGTTCTATCAAAGACCCAAACCTACGTGGCTACGGAGCAGCGATGTTCACCTTTGTGTTGTTCATCAGTTACTTTCCTTACTACTACCCGTTAGATGTTGATCCAGTGAATGTCTATTACTGGTTGGCTGCAGGCATTGCACTCAAATTGCCAGATCTAGATCGTCAAGAGCGAGCTAACAATACGGGGACTGGCAAAAAACTTACGAAGAAAGAGTTAAAGCAATTACAAAAATCACAAAAATCAATTGAGTTTAGATGGCCATAG